A stretch of Allostreptomyces psammosilenae DNA encodes these proteins:
- the gltB gene encoding glutamate synthase large subunit: protein MPSASPHNGALRARRGHMDARPRPQGLYDPAAEHDNCGVGFVATLTGERSHRIVEQAVTVLKNLEHRGATGSDPDTGDGAGILVQVPDAFLRDVVDFTLPEAGAYAVGTAFLPVDETDRNAAVATIEAIAGEEGLTVLGWRTLPVVPDMLGPGARATMPHFAQLFVADAADGERPRRTGVELDRLAFVLRKRAERDADVYFPSLSSRTIVYKGMLTTAQLEPFFPDLSDPRFASAIGLVHSRFSTNTFPAWPLAHPYRFVAHNGEINTVRGNRNWMRARESTLATDAFAGELDRLNPICTPDASDSASFDEVLELLHLSGRSLPHAVLMMIPEAWENNATMDEGLRAFYQFHAAIMEPWDGPACVTFTDGTQIGAVLDRNGLRPGRYWITDDGLVVLASEVGVLDLDPATVVRKGRLQPGRMFLVDTAQHRIVEDDEIKAELAAAQPYADWLHAGLIRLEDLPEREHIVHTHASVTRRQQTFGYTEEELRVLLAPMARTGAEPIGAMGTDTPIAVLSDRPRLLFDYFTQLFAQVTNPPLDAIREEMVTSLETMLGPEGNLLDASPAHCRNVVLPFPVIDNDELAKLIHINADGNLPGLKAVTLSGLYRVTTGGQGLAARLDEICAEADAAIADGARIIVLSDRHADAEHAPIPSLLLTSAVHHHLIKRKTRTQVGLVVEAGDVREVHHVALLIGYGAAAINPYLAMESVEDLVRDGAYLPQIEPQTAIKNLIKALGKGVLKVMSKMGISTVSSYRGAQVFEAIGLHQDLVDRYFTGTTSKLGGITLDTIAEEVARRHAVAYPPTGIAPAHRRLEIGGEYQWRREGEPHLFDPESVFRLQHSTRTGRYEIFKQYTQRVDEQSSRLMTLRGLFKLREGVRPPVPIDEVEPVSSIVKRFSTGAMSFGSISREAHETLAIAMNRLGAKSNTGEGGEEPDRLYDPERRSAIKQVASGRFGVTSEYLVNADDIQIKLAQGAKPGEGGQLPGNKVYPWVARTRHSTPGVGLISPPPHHDIYSIEDLAQLIHDLKNANPEARIHVKLVSSVGVGTVAAGVSKAHADVVLISGHDGGTGASPLNSLKHAGAPWELGLAETQQTLLLNGLRDRIVVQADGQMKTGRDVIVAALLGAEEFGFATAPLVVSGCVMMRVCHLDTCPVGVATQNPVLRERFTGKAEYVVNFFEFVAQEVREYLAALGFRSLDEAVGHVELLDTRDATAHWKASGLDLGPILHRPELPEGAALRNTAAQDHGLEKALDNELIRLATDALDHGDPVRIQLGIRNTHRSVGAMLGYQVTKRHGGAGLPDDTIDVTFTGSAGQSFGAFVPRGITLRLEGDANDFVGKGLSGGRLVVRPERATGGVDGNAEANVIAGNVVGYGATSGEIFLRGIVGERFCVRNSGATAVVEGVGDHGCEYMTGGRAVVLGPTGRNFAAGMSGGIAYLLDLDRDRVNGELVRIEELDDADRAWLHDVVRRHHEETGSTVAEKLLADWTGALARFSKIIPTDYKTVLAVKDAAERAGLSEDETAQKMMEALHG, encoded by the coding sequence ATGCCTTCTGCGTCTCCTCACAACGGAGCCCTCCGAGCCCGCCGTGGGCACATGGACGCACGGCCCCGGCCGCAAGGTCTGTACGACCCCGCCGCCGAACACGACAACTGCGGTGTCGGCTTCGTCGCCACCCTCACCGGTGAGCGCAGCCACCGCATCGTGGAGCAGGCGGTCACCGTCCTGAAGAACCTGGAGCACCGGGGCGCCACCGGCTCCGACCCGGACACCGGTGACGGTGCCGGCATCCTGGTCCAGGTCCCCGACGCCTTCCTGCGCGACGTCGTCGACTTCACGCTGCCCGAGGCCGGCGCCTACGCCGTCGGCACCGCCTTCCTGCCGGTCGACGAGACCGACCGGAACGCCGCCGTCGCCACCATCGAGGCCATCGCCGGCGAGGAGGGCCTGACCGTCCTCGGCTGGCGCACCCTGCCCGTGGTGCCCGACATGCTCGGCCCCGGCGCCCGCGCCACCATGCCCCACTTCGCCCAGCTCTTCGTCGCCGACGCCGCCGACGGTGAGCGCCCCCGCCGCACCGGGGTGGAACTCGACCGGCTCGCCTTCGTGCTGCGCAAGCGCGCCGAACGGGACGCCGACGTCTACTTCCCCTCGCTGTCCTCGCGGACCATCGTCTACAAGGGCATGCTCACCACGGCGCAGCTGGAGCCGTTCTTCCCCGACCTGTCCGACCCGCGCTTCGCCAGCGCCATCGGCCTGGTCCACTCCCGCTTCTCCACCAACACGTTCCCGGCCTGGCCGCTCGCCCACCCCTACCGGTTCGTCGCCCACAACGGTGAGATCAACACCGTCCGCGGCAACCGCAACTGGATGCGCGCCCGCGAGTCCACCCTGGCCACCGACGCCTTCGCCGGCGAGCTGGACCGCCTGAACCCCATCTGCACCCCCGACGCCTCCGACTCCGCCTCCTTCGACGAGGTCCTGGAGCTCCTGCACCTGTCCGGCCGCTCCCTGCCGCACGCCGTGCTGATGATGATCCCGGAGGCGTGGGAGAACAACGCCACCATGGACGAGGGCCTGCGCGCCTTCTACCAGTTCCACGCCGCGATCATGGAGCCGTGGGACGGCCCGGCCTGCGTCACCTTCACCGACGGCACCCAGATCGGCGCCGTCCTGGACCGCAACGGCCTGCGCCCCGGCCGCTACTGGATCACCGACGACGGCCTCGTCGTGCTCGCCTCCGAGGTCGGCGTGCTCGACCTCGACCCGGCCACCGTCGTCCGCAAGGGCCGCCTCCAGCCCGGACGCATGTTCCTCGTCGACACCGCCCAGCACCGCATCGTCGAGGACGACGAGATCAAGGCCGAGCTGGCCGCCGCCCAGCCCTACGCCGACTGGCTGCACGCCGGCCTGATCCGCCTGGAGGACCTGCCCGAGCGCGAGCACATCGTGCACACCCACGCCTCGGTCACCCGCCGCCAGCAGACCTTCGGCTACACCGAGGAGGAACTCCGCGTCCTCCTCGCCCCGATGGCCCGCACCGGCGCCGAGCCGATCGGCGCCATGGGCACCGACACGCCCATCGCCGTCCTCTCCGACCGGCCCCGGCTGCTGTTCGACTACTTCACCCAGCTCTTCGCGCAGGTCACCAACCCGCCGCTGGACGCCATCCGGGAGGAGATGGTCACCTCCCTGGAGACCATGCTCGGCCCCGAGGGCAACCTGCTGGACGCCTCCCCGGCGCACTGCCGCAACGTCGTGCTGCCCTTCCCGGTGATCGACAACGACGAGCTCGCCAAGCTCATCCACATCAACGCCGACGGCAACCTGCCCGGCCTCAAGGCCGTCACCCTCTCCGGCCTGTACCGGGTCACCACCGGCGGGCAGGGCCTCGCCGCCCGCCTCGACGAGATCTGCGCCGAGGCCGACGCCGCCATCGCCGACGGCGCCCGGATCATCGTGCTCTCCGACCGCCACGCGGACGCCGAGCACGCCCCCATCCCCTCGCTGCTGCTCACCTCCGCCGTCCACCACCACCTGATCAAGCGGAAGACCCGCACCCAGGTCGGCCTGGTGGTCGAGGCCGGCGACGTCCGCGAGGTCCACCACGTCGCCCTGCTCATCGGCTACGGCGCCGCGGCGATCAACCCCTACCTGGCCATGGAGAGCGTCGAGGACCTGGTCCGCGACGGCGCCTACCTGCCCCAGATAGAGCCGCAGACCGCCATCAAGAACCTGATCAAGGCGCTCGGCAAGGGCGTGCTCAAGGTCATGTCCAAGATGGGCATCTCCACCGTCTCCTCCTACCGGGGCGCCCAGGTCTTCGAGGCCATCGGCCTCCACCAGGACCTCGTCGACCGCTACTTCACCGGCACCACCTCCAAGCTCGGCGGCATCACCCTCGACACCATCGCCGAGGAGGTCGCCCGCCGGCACGCCGTGGCCTACCCGCCCACCGGCATCGCCCCGGCGCACCGCCGCCTGGAGATCGGCGGCGAGTACCAGTGGCGCCGCGAGGGCGAGCCGCACCTGTTCGACCCGGAGTCGGTCTTCCGCCTCCAGCACTCCACCCGCACCGGCCGCTACGAGATCTTCAAGCAGTACACCCAGCGGGTGGACGAGCAGTCGTCCCGCCTGATGACCCTGCGCGGCCTGTTCAAGCTGCGCGAGGGCGTGCGCCCGCCCGTCCCGATCGACGAGGTCGAGCCGGTCTCCTCGATCGTCAAGCGGTTCTCCACCGGCGCCATGTCCTTCGGCTCCATCTCCCGCGAGGCCCACGAGACCCTCGCCATCGCCATGAACCGGCTGGGCGCCAAGTCCAACACCGGCGAGGGCGGCGAGGAACCCGACCGCCTCTACGACCCGGAGCGGCGCAGCGCCATCAAGCAGGTCGCGTCCGGCCGCTTCGGCGTCACCAGCGAGTACCTGGTCAACGCCGACGACATCCAGATCAAGCTCGCCCAGGGCGCCAAGCCCGGCGAGGGCGGCCAGCTGCCCGGCAACAAGGTCTACCCCTGGGTGGCCCGCACCCGGCACTCCACCCCCGGCGTCGGCCTGATCTCGCCGCCGCCGCACCACGACATCTACTCCATCGAGGACCTCGCCCAGCTCATCCACGACCTCAAGAACGCCAACCCCGAGGCGCGCATCCACGTCAAGCTGGTCTCCTCGGTCGGCGTCGGCACCGTCGCCGCGGGCGTCTCCAAGGCCCACGCCGACGTCGTGCTGATCTCCGGCCACGACGGCGGCACCGGCGCCAGCCCGCTGAACTCCCTCAAGCACGCCGGCGCCCCCTGGGAGCTCGGCCTCGCCGAGACCCAGCAGACGCTGCTGCTCAACGGGCTGCGCGACCGCATCGTGGTGCAGGCCGACGGCCAGATGAAGACCGGCCGCGACGTCATCGTCGCCGCGCTGCTCGGCGCCGAGGAGTTCGGCTTCGCCACCGCCCCGCTCGTCGTCTCCGGCTGCGTGATGATGCGCGTCTGCCACCTGGACACCTGCCCGGTCGGCGTCGCCACCCAGAACCCGGTGCTGCGCGAGCGGTTCACCGGCAAGGCCGAGTACGTGGTGAACTTCTTCGAGTTCGTCGCCCAGGAGGTCCGCGAGTACCTGGCCGCCCTCGGCTTCCGCTCCCTGGACGAGGCCGTCGGTCACGTCGAGCTCCTCGACACCCGGGACGCCACCGCGCACTGGAAGGCCTCCGGCCTCGACCTCGGCCCGATCCTGCACCGGCCCGAGCTGCCCGAGGGCGCCGCCCTGCGCAACACCGCCGCGCAGGACCACGGCCTGGAGAAGGCGCTGGACAACGAGCTGATCCGGCTCGCCACCGACGCCCTCGACCACGGCGACCCGGTCCGCATCCAGCTCGGCATCCGCAACACCCACCGCTCGGTCGGCGCCATGCTCGGCTACCAGGTCACCAAGCGCCACGGCGGCGCCGGCCTGCCCGACGACACCATCGACGTCACCTTCACCGGCTCCGCCGGCCAGTCGTTCGGCGCCTTCGTGCCCCGCGGCATCACCCTGCGCCTGGAGGGCGACGCCAACGACTTCGTCGGCAAGGGCCTGTCCGGCGGCCGCCTCGTGGTCCGCCCCGAGCGCGCCACCGGCGGCGTCGACGGCAACGCCGAGGCCAACGTCATCGCCGGCAACGTCGTCGGCTACGGCGCCACCAGCGGCGAGATCTTCCTGCGCGGCATCGTCGGCGAGCGGTTCTGCGTCCGCAACTCCGGCGCCACCGCCGTCGTCGAGGGCGTGGGCGACCACGGCTGCGAGTACATGACCGGCGGGCGCGCGGTCGTCCTTGGCCCCACCGGACGCAACTTCGCGGCCGGCATGTCCGGCGGCATCGCCTACCTCCTCGACCTCGACCGCGACCGCGTCAACGGCGAACTGGTCCGGATCGAGGAGCTCGACGACGCCGACCGCGCCTGGCTCCACGACGTGGTGCGCCGCCACCACGAGGAGACCGGCTCGACCGTCGCCGAGAAGCTCCTGGCCGACTGGACCGGAGCCCTCGCCCGGTTCAGCAAGATCATCCCCACCGACTACAAGACCGTGCTCGCCGTCAAGGACGCCGCCGAGCGCGCCGGCCTCTCCGAGGACGAGACCGCGCAGAAGATGATGGAGGCGCTCCATGGCTGA
- a CDS encoding helix-turn-helix domain-containing protein: MYDMATRQRAVALYQSGMSLSEVSRATGISRGAIRSWSLPRVTGEGHVMLTSYSRHWPCLFPQHGPGKKHERAIVLEPWQRDILANHPWDVVRGLFHSDGSRVTNWTTATVSGKTKRYEYPRYFLTNKSADIVRIYCDALDLVGISWKVAAKRDGALHVSIARRESVALMDAHVGAKF; encoded by the coding sequence ATGTACGACATGGCGACGCGGCAGCGGGCCGTTGCCCTGTATCAATCCGGCATGAGCCTCAGTGAGGTCAGCCGAGCAACCGGGATATCACGCGGGGCGATCCGCTCGTGGTCACTCCCCCGGGTTACCGGGGAGGGGCACGTGATGCTGACCTCCTACAGCCGCCACTGGCCCTGTCTGTTTCCGCAGCACGGTCCGGGTAAAAAGCACGAGCGAGCGATCGTCCTGGAACCGTGGCAGCGCGATATTCTCGCCAACCATCCCTGGGACGTCGTCCGAGGACTGTTCCACTCCGACGGATCACGCGTCACCAACTGGACGACCGCGACCGTGAGCGGCAAAACGAAGCGCTACGAGTACCCGCGGTACTTCCTCACCAACAAGTCGGCGGACATCGTGCGGATTTACTGCGATGCCCTGGATCTCGTCGGGATCTCCTGGAAAGTCGCCGCCAAACGTGACGGCGCCCTGCATGTGTCCATAGCCCGCCGGGAGTCGGTCGCGCTCATGGACGCGCACGTCGGCGCCAAGTTCTGA
- a CDS encoding SIMPL domain-containing protein, translating into MPIGPFEPATPPLHPHPPRVPFEPGYPGELPDDPVARATHHAHATHPGPSPFLPPPQPPAPAPTPEIRVRGVAVVEVDPELARLVVAVHARDRRRTEALDQLGERLRRCRSVLDDYPDAVEAAESGPVSAHPVLADRPTERVKGHQATATLRITVTDFTDLGALTSRLADIDGVRLTGPFWALRPTSPVHRDCRRQAVQAARQRAADYAEALGTRLAGLVMVADEGLSEVAPVARSRAMPAMARGAAGAPAEPAGPAPMDLTPVRQTVTARVEAVFTAHPLPEEAPEG; encoded by the coding sequence ATGCCCATCGGCCCCTTCGAACCCGCCACCCCGCCGCTCCACCCGCACCCGCCGCGCGTGCCGTTCGAACCCGGCTACCCCGGGGAGCTCCCGGACGACCCGGTCGCCCGGGCCACCCACCACGCCCACGCCACCCATCCCGGCCCGAGCCCCTTCCTGCCGCCGCCGCAACCGCCGGCCCCCGCCCCCACCCCGGAGATCCGGGTGCGCGGCGTCGCCGTCGTGGAGGTGGATCCGGAGCTGGCCCGGCTGGTGGTCGCCGTGCACGCCCGGGACCGCCGCCGCACCGAGGCCCTGGACCAGCTCGGCGAGCGCCTGCGGCGCTGCCGGTCCGTGCTGGACGACTACCCGGACGCCGTCGAGGCCGCCGAGTCCGGCCCGGTCTCCGCGCACCCGGTGCTCGCCGACCGCCCCACCGAGCGGGTCAAGGGGCACCAGGCCACGGCCACGCTGCGGATCACCGTCACCGACTTCACCGACCTCGGCGCGCTCACCAGCCGGCTGGCCGACATCGACGGCGTCCGGCTGACCGGCCCCTTCTGGGCGCTGCGGCCGACCTCGCCGGTGCACCGCGACTGCCGCCGGCAGGCCGTGCAGGCGGCCCGGCAGCGCGCCGCCGACTACGCCGAGGCGCTCGGCACCCGGCTGGCCGGGCTGGTGATGGTCGCCGACGAGGGGCTGAGCGAGGTCGCGCCGGTGGCGCGGAGCCGGGCGATGCCGGCCATGGCGCGCGGTGCCGCCGGGGCGCCGGCCGAGCCGGCCGGGCCGGCGCCGATGGACCTCACCCCGGTCCGGCAGACCGTCACCGCCCGGGTGGAGGCGGTCTTCACCGCCCACCCGCTGCCCGAGGAGGCGCCGGAGGGCTGA
- a CDS encoding ANTAR domain-containing response regulator produces the protein MTVDEQQDAAPRHTTRVVIAEDEALIRLDLKEMLEEEGYSVVGEAGDGEAAVALAEEHRPDLVILDVKMPVMDGITAAERIVSARIAPVLMLTAFSQRELVERARDAGAMAYLVKPFSKSDVVPAIEMAVSRFTEMTALEREVADLTERLEARKLVDRAKGVLQTKFGLSEPDAFRWIQKTSMDRRMTMRAVAEAVIEEGKSA, from the coding sequence GTGACCGTCGACGAGCAGCAGGACGCCGCACCGCGGCACACCACCCGTGTCGTCATCGCCGAGGATGAGGCACTTATCCGGCTCGACCTGAAGGAGATGCTGGAGGAGGAGGGCTACAGCGTCGTCGGCGAGGCCGGGGACGGGGAGGCGGCGGTCGCGCTCGCCGAGGAGCACCGGCCGGACCTCGTCATCCTGGACGTGAAGATGCCGGTGATGGACGGCATCACCGCCGCCGAGCGGATCGTCTCCGCGCGCATCGCGCCGGTGCTGATGCTGACCGCCTTCTCGCAGCGCGAACTGGTCGAGCGGGCGCGGGACGCCGGGGCGATGGCGTACCTGGTCAAGCCGTTCAGCAAGTCCGACGTCGTCCCGGCGATCGAGATGGCCGTCTCGCGCTTCACCGAGATGACCGCCCTGGAGCGCGAGGTCGCCGACCTGACCGAGCGGCTGGAGGCGCGCAAGCTCGTGGACCGCGCCAAGGGCGTGCTGCAGACCAAGTTCGGGCTCTCCGAGCCGGACGCCTTCCGCTGGATCCAGAAGACCTCCATGGACCGCCGGATGACCATGCGGGCGGTGGCCGAGGCGGTCATCGAGGAGGGCAAGTCGGCGTAG
- a CDS encoding glutamate synthase subunit beta, which translates to MADPKGFLNTPRQDATARPVDERIKDWREVYPERALLPIISKQAGRCMDCGIPFCHNGCPLGNLIPEWNDRVWRSDWRGASELLHATNNFPEFTGRACPAPCESACVLGISQPAVTIKNVELSIIDEAWERGLVTPQPPDRLSGKTVAVVGSGPAGLAAAQQLTRAGHTVAVFERDDRIGGLLRYGIPDFKLEKRHINRRIEQMRAEGTRFRTGVRIGEDITAAELRHRYDAVVLATGATRPRDVDAPGRDLPGIHFAMEYLTYANKTNEGDFTVSPIDVAGKHVVVIGGGDTGSDCIGTAHRQGAASVTQIDVHPEAPLERPESTPWPTWPNTLKVKTSSSHEEGGERIYRSNTVEFLPGEDGRVRALRLVQGTRVRGGFVPDEDAQPQEIPADFVFLAIGFSGPETGGLVEQFGLELTPRGTIARGEDYSTNVDGVFATGDAGRGQSLIVWAIAEGRAAAAAVDRYLGGAGNLPAPVKPSDQALTA; encoded by the coding sequence ATGGCTGACCCGAAGGGATTCCTGAACACCCCGCGCCAGGACGCGACCGCCCGTCCCGTCGACGAGCGGATCAAGGACTGGCGGGAGGTCTACCCGGAGCGCGCCCTGCTGCCGATCATCAGCAAGCAGGCCGGACGCTGCATGGACTGCGGCATCCCCTTCTGTCACAACGGCTGTCCGCTCGGCAACCTCATCCCGGAGTGGAACGACCGGGTGTGGCGCTCGGACTGGCGCGGCGCCAGCGAACTGCTGCACGCCACCAACAACTTCCCCGAGTTCACCGGCCGGGCCTGCCCCGCGCCGTGCGAGAGCGCCTGCGTGCTCGGCATCAGCCAGCCCGCCGTCACCATCAAGAACGTCGAGCTGTCCATCATCGACGAGGCGTGGGAGCGCGGCCTGGTCACCCCGCAGCCCCCGGACCGCCTCTCCGGCAAGACCGTCGCGGTCGTCGGCTCCGGCCCCGCCGGGCTCGCCGCCGCCCAGCAGCTCACCCGGGCCGGGCACACCGTCGCCGTCTTCGAGCGCGACGACCGGATCGGCGGCCTGCTGCGCTACGGCATCCCCGACTTCAAGCTGGAGAAGCGGCACATCAACCGGCGCATCGAGCAGATGCGCGCCGAGGGCACCCGCTTCCGCACCGGCGTGCGGATCGGCGAGGACATCACCGCCGCCGAGCTGCGCCACCGCTACGACGCGGTGGTGCTGGCCACCGGCGCCACCCGGCCGCGCGACGTGGACGCCCCCGGCCGCGACCTGCCGGGCATCCACTTCGCCATGGAGTACCTGACGTACGCCAACAAGACCAACGAGGGCGACTTCACCGTCTCCCCGATCGACGTGGCCGGCAAGCACGTCGTGGTCATCGGCGGCGGCGACACCGGCTCCGACTGCATCGGCACCGCCCACCGCCAGGGCGCCGCGTCGGTCACCCAGATCGACGTGCACCCCGAGGCGCCGCTGGAGCGCCCGGAGTCCACCCCGTGGCCGACCTGGCCCAACACCCTCAAGGTGAAGACCTCCTCCTCCCACGAGGAGGGCGGCGAGCGCATCTACCGCTCCAACACGGTGGAGTTCCTCCCCGGCGAGGACGGCCGGGTGCGGGCGCTCCGACTGGTCCAGGGCACCCGGGTGCGCGGCGGCTTCGTGCCGGACGAGGACGCCCAGCCGCAGGAGATCCCCGCCGACTTCGTCTTCCTGGCCATCGGCTTCTCCGGCCCGGAGACCGGCGGCCTGGTCGAGCAGTTCGGCCTGGAGCTGACCCCGCGCGGCACCATCGCCCGCGGCGAGGACTACTCGACCAACGTGGACGGCGTGTTCGCCACCGGCGACGCCGGCCGCGGGCAGTCGCTGATCGTGTGGGCGATCGCGGAGGGCCGCGCCGCGGCCGCCGCCGTCGACCGCTACCTCGGTGGCGCCGGGAACCTGCCGGCGCCGGTCAAGCCCAGCGACCAGGCGCTCACCGCGTAG
- a CDS encoding branched-chain amino acid ABC transporter substrate-binding protein has protein sequence MIRIAVPLAASMLVLSACASDSGGDGGSTLKIGYQGPLSGANSALGINMENGVELAIEEANESGDLPFQLEYVASDDQGLPEQATAAAQALIDDEDVVAVVGPAFSGPTRAAGNLYGSANLAAVSSSATNPDLTEQGFTSFLQAVPNDSSQGFGAAEYLAEVAQAEKVFIIDDTSEYGVGLATVLEEELAAAGVETERDGVPAGTPDWTAAATAAKNSGANALYFAGYYSDAALLAKALDNVGFEGVKMTADGSNDPQFVAGAGESAEGWLATCPCTDATANESTQAFATAYEESAGQAPGTYSAESYDVTKMIIDVLADLGEGATREAVLEALRGIQYEGLTKTFSFDETGKIETTDVFLYEVRDGAFAYLGPIAEVVAQG, from the coding sequence TTGATCAGGATTGCCGTCCCGCTCGCGGCGAGCATGCTCGTGCTGAGCGCCTGTGCCAGTGACTCGGGCGGCGACGGCGGCTCGACCCTGAAGATCGGTTACCAGGGGCCGCTCTCCGGCGCGAACTCCGCGCTGGGCATCAACATGGAGAACGGTGTCGAGCTCGCCATCGAAGAGGCCAACGAGAGCGGTGACCTCCCCTTCCAGCTGGAGTACGTGGCCTCGGACGACCAGGGGCTGCCCGAGCAGGCCACGGCGGCCGCGCAGGCGCTGATCGACGACGAGGACGTGGTGGCCGTCGTCGGCCCCGCCTTCTCCGGCCCGACCCGCGCCGCCGGCAACCTGTACGGCAGCGCCAACCTGGCGGCGGTCTCCTCCTCCGCGACCAACCCGGACCTGACCGAGCAGGGCTTCACCAGCTTCCTGCAGGCCGTCCCCAACGACAGCTCGCAGGGCTTCGGCGCCGCCGAGTACCTGGCCGAGGTGGCCCAGGCGGAGAAGGTCTTCATCATCGACGACACCTCCGAGTACGGCGTGGGCCTGGCCACCGTGCTGGAGGAGGAGCTCGCCGCCGCCGGCGTGGAGACCGAGCGCGACGGCGTGCCGGCCGGCACCCCGGACTGGACGGCCGCCGCGACCGCCGCGAAGAACTCCGGCGCCAACGCGCTCTACTTCGCCGGCTACTACTCCGACGCCGCCCTGCTCGCCAAGGCCCTGGACAACGTGGGCTTCGAGGGCGTGAAGATGACCGCCGACGGCTCCAACGACCCGCAGTTCGTCGCGGGCGCCGGGGAGTCGGCCGAGGGCTGGCTCGCCACCTGCCCGTGCACCGACGCCACCGCCAACGAGTCGACCCAGGCCTTCGCCACCGCCTACGAGGAGAGCGCCGGCCAGGCCCCGGGCACCTACTCCGCCGAGTCCTACGACGTCACCAAGATGATCATCGACGTCCTGGCCGACCTGGGTGAGGGCGCGACCCGCGAGGCGGTCCTGGAGGCCCTGCGCGGCATCCAGTACGAGGGGCTGACCAAGACCTTCTCCTTCGACGAGACAGGCAAGATCGAGACCACCGACGTCTTCCTCTACGAGGTGCGCGACGGCGCCTTC
- the pyk gene encoding pyruvate kinase gives MRRAKIVCTLGPATDSYDQIKALVDAGMNVARFNLSHGSHSEHEERYHRVRKAADETGQAVGILADLQGPKIRLETFADGPVEVQRGDSFTITTEDVAGDRTICGTTYKGLAGDVTIGERILIDDGRVTLKVTDVDGPRVHTVVVEGGTLSNHKGINLPGVAVSVPALSEKDIEDLRWALRMRVDIVALSFVRSADDVEDVRRIMDEEGYRVPVIAKIEKPQAVENLEEIVLAFDGIMVARGDLGVEMPLEQVPLVQKRAVKLAKRNAKPVIVATQMLDSMITNSRPTRAEASDVANAVLDGTDAVMLSGETSVGAHAIETVKTMARIVRAAEEDTLRKGLPPLTESNKPRTQGGAVARAAAEMGDFLQAKYLVAFTQSGDTARRLSRYRSPIPVLAFTYEPAVRNQLALSWGVETFLGPKVEHTDAMVEQVNNELLKIGRCRQGDPVVITAGSPPGVAGTTNMVRIHHIGESASAASKE, from the coding sequence ATGCGTAGAGCGAAGATCGTGTGCACCCTTGGCCCGGCCACGGACAGCTACGACCAGATCAAGGCGCTGGTCGACGCCGGCATGAACGTGGCCCGCTTCAACCTGAGCCATGGTTCACACTCCGAACACGAAGAGCGTTACCACCGCGTCCGCAAGGCGGCCGACGAGACCGGCCAGGCGGTCGGCATCCTGGCCGACCTCCAGGGCCCCAAGATCCGCCTGGAGACCTTCGCCGACGGCCCCGTCGAGGTCCAGCGCGGCGACTCCTTCACCATCACCACCGAGGACGTCGCAGGTGACCGCACCATCTGCGGCACGACCTACAAGGGCCTCGCCGGCGACGTCACCATCGGCGAGCGCATCCTGATCGACGACGGCCGGGTGACCCTCAAGGTCACCGACGTCGACGGTCCGCGGGTGCACACCGTCGTGGTGGAGGGCGGCACGCTCTCCAACCACAAGGGCATCAACCTGCCGGGCGTCGCGGTCAGCGTGCCCGCGCTGTCCGAGAAGGACATCGAGGACCTGCGCTGGGCGCTGCGGATGCGGGTCGACATCGTGGCGCTGTCCTTCGTCCGCTCCGCCGACGACGTCGAGGACGTCCGACGGATCATGGACGAGGAGGGCTACCGCGTCCCGGTCATCGCCAAGATCGAGAAGCCGCAGGCGGTGGAGAACCTCGAGGAGATCGTCCTCGCCTTCGACGGCATCATGGTGGCCCGCGGCGACCTCGGCGTGGAGATGCCGCTGGAGCAGGTCCCGCTGGTGCAGAAGCGCGCGGTCAAGCTGGCTAAGCGCAACGCCAAGCCGGTGATCGTGGCCACCCAGATGCTCGACTCGATGATCACCAACAGCCGGCCGACCCGCGCCGAGGCCTCCGACGTCGCCAACGCGGTGCTCGACGGCACCGACGCGGTGATGCTGTCCGGGGAGACCAGCGTCGGCGCGCACGCCATCGAGACGGTCAAGACGATGGCGCGGATCGTCCGGGCCGCCGAGGAGGACACCCTGCGCAAGGGCCTGCCCCCGCTGACCGAGAGCAACAAGCCCCGCACCCAGGGCGGCGCGGTGGCCCGCGCGGCGGCGGAGATGGGCGACTTCCTCCAGGCCAAGTACCTGGTCGCCTTCACCCAGTCCGGGGACACCGCCCGGCGGCTGTCCCGCTACCGCTCCCCGATCCCGGTGCTGGCCTTCACCTACGAGCCCGCCGTGCGCAACCAGCTGGCCCTCAGCTGGGGCGTGGAGACCTTCCTCGGCCCGAAGGTGGAGCACACCGACGCCATGGTCGAGCAGGTCAACAACGAGCTGCTGAAGATCGGCCGCTGCCGCCAGGGCGACCCGGTGGTCATCACGGCCGGCTCGCCGCCCGGGGTGGCGGGGACCACCAACATGGTGCGCATCCACCACATCGGCGAGTCCGCCTCGGCGGCCTCGAAGGAGTAG